From one Treponema denticola genomic stretch:
- a CDS encoding RnfABCDGE type electron transport complex subunit B encodes MNIILLTLAVSLVLSLLLGLLLGFFKKIFYVEPDKTAAAVREVLPGANCGACGYPGCDGFAAAVAAGDAPVNGCPVGAAPVAEAIGKIMGVDASASARVAVLTCQGSHDVCRDKCDYVGVKTCKAAKISINGTKECDWGCIGLGDCERACPFDAIHIKENGLPEVDYDKCTGCAVCVAQCPQHVLTTVPINQKGAIALCSCRNPRKPQIMKNCKRGCIKCMKCEKNCPTGAIKVIDGIPKVDYTLCDSCNKCVEGCPTKVLMLTENKVKFNSCTSCEGCQSA; translated from the coding sequence ATGAATATTATTTTATTGACCTTGGCCGTATCGCTGGTATTGTCTCTTTTGTTGGGCCTTTTGTTGGGCTTTTTTAAGAAAATTTTTTATGTAGAACCGGATAAGACGGCTGCAGCCGTAAGAGAGGTTCTTCCGGGAGCAAACTGCGGTGCCTGCGGTTATCCCGGCTGTGACGGATTTGCAGCAGCAGTTGCGGCAGGAGATGCACCCGTAAACGGATGCCCTGTAGGAGCGGCCCCTGTTGCCGAAGCCATAGGAAAGATAATGGGAGTTGATGCCTCGGCTTCCGCCAGAGTTGCGGTTTTAACCTGCCAAGGCTCTCACGATGTTTGCCGAGATAAGTGCGACTATGTAGGCGTAAAAACCTGTAAGGCCGCAAAGATTTCGATTAACGGAACAAAGGAATGTGATTGGGGTTGTATAGGCCTTGGCGACTGCGAGCGTGCATGCCCCTTTGATGCCATTCATATCAAGGAAAACGGACTTCCTGAAGTAGACTATGATAAGTGTACGGGCTGTGCTGTCTGTGTTGCCCAGTGTCCGCAGCATGTTCTAACGACAGTTCCTATCAATCAAAAAGGAGCTATAGCCCTCTGTTCATGCAGAAACCCGCGTAAGCCTCAAATTATGAAAAACTGTAAGCGAGGCTGCATAAAGTGCATGAAGTGCGAAAAGAATTGTCCTACGGGAGCTATCAAGGTAATAGACGGAATACCCAAGGTAGATTATACCCTTTGCGATTCCTGCAATAAGTGTGTTGAAGGCTGCCCGACAAAGGTACTTATGCTTACCGAAAACAAGGTAAAGTTTAACTCTTGCACATCTTGCGAAGGATGCCAAAGCGCATAA
- the lepA gene encoding translation elongation factor 4 yields MLNPENIRNFCIVAHIDHGKSTLSDRLIEKTKIIDERYHRNQMTDDMDIERERGITIKSHAVRIPYTAKDGKDYVLNFVDTPGHVDFSYEVSRAIASCEGAILIVDATQGVESQTLSNMYLALEHDLEILPVINKIDLPAADIDAAKHQIDHDLGLDSDAAVAVSAKTGQNIDALFEAIITAFPPPKGSKDNPLQALIFDCHYDPYRGVVVHVRVFEGMIKPGMTIRFMNTGGEYKVEETGTFVLDLVKQDSLQAGEVGYIIAGIKTVSDVGVGDTITDAAAPCKAPLSGFKEVKPVVFSSVYPTDTNDYEELRESFEKLKLNDASLTWEKDSSLALGHGFRCGFLGLLHLEIVQERLEREFDQSVIFTAPSVRYKLTMRTGEEIICDNPADYPDEGLIASAEEPYIKATLITPTNYLGNVMSLCMEKRGVQTNMTYLDEKRVEMTYEMPLAEVLFDFYDRLKSISRGYASFDYEVIETRPTDLAKIDILINGKPVDALAQLAYKPSAYDKARLVCEKLKDEIPRQQFKIPIQGAIGSQIIARETISALRKDVLAKCYGGDITRKRKLLEKQKEGKKRMKMIGDVELPQSAFLAVLKTKED; encoded by the coding sequence ATGTTAAATCCTGAAAATATACGCAATTTTTGTATTGTAGCTCACATAGACCACGGTAAGTCTACCTTATCCGATAGGCTTATCGAAAAGACTAAGATAATCGATGAGCGCTATCACCGCAATCAGATGACCGATGATATGGATATAGAGCGGGAGAGGGGCATTACCATAAAAAGCCATGCCGTCCGAATTCCTTATACGGCTAAGGACGGTAAAGATTATGTTTTAAACTTTGTAGATACTCCCGGGCATGTAGATTTTTCCTATGAGGTTTCTCGTGCCATTGCCTCTTGCGAAGGGGCAATCTTAATCGTAGATGCTACTCAGGGCGTTGAGTCCCAAACCCTTTCAAATATGTATCTTGCCCTTGAGCATGATTTGGAAATTCTTCCCGTCATAAACAAAATAGATCTACCTGCCGCCGATATAGATGCTGCAAAACATCAGATAGACCATGACCTGGGACTTGACTCCGATGCGGCTGTGGCCGTTTCTGCAAAAACGGGACAAAATATTGATGCCCTTTTTGAAGCGATTATAACAGCCTTTCCGCCTCCCAAGGGTTCAAAGGATAATCCCTTACAGGCTCTTATCTTCGACTGCCATTACGACCCATACAGGGGAGTTGTAGTCCATGTGCGTGTTTTTGAAGGAATGATAAAACCCGGAATGACTATCCGCTTTATGAATACGGGAGGCGAATACAAGGTAGAAGAAACGGGAACCTTTGTCCTAGACCTTGTAAAGCAGGATTCCTTACAGGCAGGAGAAGTAGGCTATATAATTGCTGGCATTAAAACCGTTTCGGATGTAGGTGTAGGAGATACCATCACCGATGCTGCCGCTCCATGCAAAGCTCCCTTATCCGGCTTTAAAGAAGTAAAGCCCGTAGTTTTTTCTTCCGTCTATCCCACGGATACAAACGATTATGAGGAGCTCCGCGAATCTTTTGAAAAATTAAAACTGAACGATGCAAGTTTAACTTGGGAAAAAGACTCTTCTCTTGCCCTCGGCCACGGTTTTAGGTGCGGCTTTTTAGGCCTCCTTCATCTTGAAATCGTACAAGAAAGGTTGGAAAGAGAATTCGATCAGTCGGTTATTTTTACGGCTCCCTCGGTACGCTATAAACTTACCATGCGTACGGGAGAAGAAATTATTTGCGATAACCCTGCCGATTATCCCGATGAGGGACTTATAGCCTCGGCTGAAGAACCCTATATAAAGGCAACGCTTATAACGCCTACAAATTATCTCGGAAATGTTATGTCCCTCTGTATGGAAAAGAGAGGCGTGCAGACCAATATGACTTACTTGGATGAAAAAAGGGTTGAGATGACCTACGAGATGCCACTAGCCGAGGTCTTGTTCGATTTTTATGACAGGCTTAAAAGTATAAGCCGCGGTTATGCTTCCTTTGACTACGAGGTTATAGAAACCCGTCCTACCGATTTGGCAAAGATAGATATTTTAATTAACGGAAAGCCGGTTGATGCCCTCGCCCAGCTTGCATATAAACCGAGTGCCTATGATAAGGCCCGTCTTGTCTGCGAAAAACTTAAAGACGAAATTCCGCGTCAACAGTTTAAGATACCGATTCAGGGAGCTATCGGAAGTCAGATAATAGCCAGAGAAACGATTTCAGCCTTGCGTAAGGACGTTCTTGCCAAGTGCTACGGAGGCGACATCACCCGAAAGCGAAAACTTCTCGAAAAGCAAAAGGAAGGAAAAAAGCGTATGAAGATGATAGGCGATGTAGAGCTCCCGCAGTCCGCATTCTTAGCCGTATTGAAGACTAAGGAGGATTAA
- the brnQ gene encoding branched-chain amino acid transport system II carrier protein: MSKKTTDIIVIGFALFAMFLGAGNLIFPPTLGHLSGKDWIFSLLGFLVTGVGMPVLGIISMGKCDGHLSNFTKNINQLFGTFFIIFVMLIIGPLFAIPRTAATTYEIAIRPNFGISSVLSSFIFFAITLFFVLTPNNVIDRVGKFLTPALIAVLGLLVIKGFVTPIGKPSDPSVDKIFLRGFKEGYQTMDALGSMILATIVISSISAKGYTEKKSLLKMTIWTGLIACIGLGLVYGGLVYVGATGSAVLPDNLSRTEIVVQSSEILWGRAGRIVLGLAIGLACLTTSIGLTATAGEYFSKRFKDDISYRATVIIICVVSFFLSNFGVDNIISIAGPILEIIYPVAIVLIVLNLFAEFIPNKYFFHGAVIGTLSISILQGWVAAQELINNLLIKLEAFPAMDQVGMSFNTTINVLKTLPFEGIGFPWLLPALGLSLLLGFGYIIMQKTEKAPSMKSESQKKDE, encoded by the coding sequence ATGAGCAAAAAGACCACCGATATTATTGTTATAGGTTTTGCTTTATTTGCTATGTTTTTAGGAGCCGGAAACTTGATATTTCCGCCTACTTTGGGACACTTATCAGGAAAGGACTGGATTTTTTCCCTTTTAGGTTTTTTGGTAACGGGAGTAGGAATGCCCGTTTTGGGTATCATATCTATGGGAAAATGCGACGGCCATCTTTCCAATTTTACCAAAAATATAAACCAATTATTCGGAACTTTTTTTATAATCTTTGTTATGCTTATAATAGGGCCGCTTTTTGCCATTCCCAGAACTGCAGCTACTACTTATGAAATAGCTATCAGACCCAACTTCGGGATAAGCTCTGTTTTATCGTCCTTTATATTTTTTGCGATTACCCTTTTCTTTGTTTTAACTCCTAATAATGTTATTGATAGGGTTGGAAAGTTTTTAACGCCTGCATTGATAGCCGTTTTAGGTCTATTGGTTATAAAGGGCTTTGTTACTCCCATCGGCAAACCCTCAGATCCTTCAGTCGATAAGATATTTTTAAGAGGCTTTAAAGAAGGCTACCAAACTATGGATGCTTTGGGCTCAATGATATTGGCCACAATAGTTATTTCAAGTATCAGTGCAAAAGGCTACACGGAAAAAAAATCTCTTTTAAAAATGACAATCTGGACGGGGCTTATTGCATGTATAGGCTTAGGTCTTGTTTACGGCGGGCTCGTATATGTAGGAGCAACAGGAAGTGCCGTCTTACCCGATAACCTTTCGCGAACCGAAATTGTAGTTCAGTCCAGCGAGATATTATGGGGAAGGGCTGGTAGAATAGTTTTAGGTTTGGCAATAGGCTTGGCCTGTTTGACGACCTCAATAGGTCTTACCGCAACTGCAGGAGAGTATTTTTCCAAAAGATTTAAAGATGACATAAGCTACCGTGCCACCGTTATCATTATCTGTGTTGTAAGTTTTTTCCTTTCAAATTTCGGTGTAGATAATATTATCTCTATTGCCGGTCCTATTTTGGAAATTATTTATCCTGTAGCGATTGTATTGATAGTTTTAAATTTGTTTGCTGAATTTATACCGAACAAGTATTTTTTTCATGGAGCAGTAATAGGCACTCTTTCAATAAGTATCCTCCAAGGCTGGGTTGCAGCTCAGGAGCTTATCAACAACTTGCTTATTAAACTTGAAGCCTTTCCGGCAATGGATCAAGTGGGTATGAGTTTTAATACCACCATCAACGTATTAAAGACTCTTCCTTTTGAAGGTATAGGCTTCCCATGGCTTCTTCCTGCGTTAGGCCTTTCTCTCTTGTTAGGCTTTGGTTATATTATTATGCAAAAGACTGAAAAAGCACCCTCAATGAAAAGTGAATCTCAAAAAAAGGATGAATAA
- a CDS encoding bactofilin family protein yields the protein MAEIDKVNLLDLDEEDYDTVLAPDIQFSGKIECKKPFMIKGNVEGFLVSTSDVTIDENSVVKANIRADRVVIKGAVEGNVLADTMVHVFSCGKLIGDVTAPEVVLESGCVFNGICTMTKDKQFGR from the coding sequence ATGGCTGAGATAGACAAAGTTAATTTATTGGATTTGGATGAAGAAGATTATGATACGGTTTTAGCACCTGATATTCAGTTTAGCGGTAAGATAGAGTGTAAAAAACCGTTTATGATTAAGGGCAATGTGGAAGGCTTTTTGGTTTCCACAAGCGATGTAACCATTGATGAAAATTCTGTTGTTAAGGCCAATATCAGAGCTGACAGGGTTGTTATCAAGGGGGCTGTTGAAGGTAATGTTTTGGCCGATACTATGGTGCATGTTTTTTCTTGCGGAAAACTGATAGGCGATGTTACGGCTCCGGAAGTTGTTCTTGAAAGCGGCTGCGTATTTAACGGTATTTGTACCATGACAAAGGATAAGCAATTTGGAAGATAA
- a CDS encoding tetratricopeptide repeat protein, whose product MEDKKTKINFIFKFTLVFFMLCWAPVFSQNKPDALVLYKNGRYAEAVAVCEAEIKQSPNNLDSYVVMTWALLADGQYQKTYDIALAGRKIAQTDPRLIATQAEACYYLGKNSEALKLFQDYISYAPNGVRIPSSYYFMGEIYLRMAKYRHADIAFSVAVTLDSFNSLWWVRLGYAREQIKEYRYSLEAYNKALSLNKNLVDAQKGRERVLQRF is encoded by the coding sequence TTGGAAGATAAAAAAACAAAAATTAATTTTATCTTTAAATTTACTCTTGTTTTTTTTATGCTGTGTTGGGCTCCTGTTTTTTCTCAAAATAAGCCTGATGCTCTGGTCTTGTATAAGAACGGCCGCTATGCCGAAGCTGTTGCCGTCTGTGAGGCCGAAATTAAGCAGTCTCCCAATAATTTGGACAGTTATGTTGTAATGACATGGGCTCTCTTGGCTGACGGCCAATACCAAAAAACCTATGATATAGCCTTAGCCGGACGTAAAATTGCACAAACCGATCCCCGCCTTATAGCAACTCAGGCTGAGGCCTGTTATTATTTGGGTAAGAATTCCGAAGCCCTTAAACTTTTTCAAGATTATATTTCTTATGCTCCCAATGGAGTGCGTATTCCTTCTTCCTATTATTTTATGGGAGAAATATATTTACGAATGGCAAAGTACAGGCATGCCGACATTGCTTTTTCCGTAGCCGTTACCCTTGATTCCTTTAACAGTCTTTGGTGGGTTCGTTTAGGCTATGCCCGAGAACAGATAAAAGAATACCGTTATTCCCTTGAAGCCTATAATAAGGCCTTGAGTTTAAACAAAAACCTGGTTGATGCTCAAAAGGGGCGTGAAAGGGTGTTGCAGCGTTTTTAA